In a single window of the Candidatus Parvarchaeota archaeon genome:
- a CDS encoding HD domain-containing protein: MKPKKEAPMRKPAKFAATAISSSRGAQPISNFIFEAGQLKRTARSGWLTIGIENPESVAEHTYRVCIVGLLLSRMEGLARQQEHQVLLGCLLHDVCETRVSDLNKINKKYVRPSVGAANKNLFRPLGLGVLQDFASSQKNRKAARIVLEADRLEMCFSALEYAALGHRHALDWVESARADLKTKSAKMLLWQAESADPFAWVSNASK; encoded by the coding sequence ATGAAACCAAAAAAAGAGGCGCCAATGCGCAAGCCAGCCAAATTCGCGGCAACCGCAATTTCTTCAAGCAGAGGCGCACAGCCCATTTCTAATTTTATCTTTGAGGCAGGGCAGCTCAAGCGCACGGCAAGGTCCGGCTGGCTGACTATCGGAATTGAAAACCCGGAAAGCGTGGCTGAGCACACGTACAGGGTCTGCATCGTGGGGCTGCTTTTGTCAAGAATGGAGGGACTTGCGCGCCAGCAGGAGCATCAGGTCCTTTTGGGGTGCCTGCTGCACGACGTTTGCGAGACTAGGGTTTCAGACCTCAATAAAATCAACAAAAAATATGTAAGACCGTCAGTTGGGGCTGCAAACAAGAATCTGTTCAGGCCACTTGGCCTGGGCGTTTTGCAGGATTTCGCATCTTCCCAAAAGAATAGGAAAGCCGCAAGGATTGTGCTTGAGGCTGACAGGCTTGAAATGTGCTTTAGCGCACTTGAATACGCGGCGCTTGGGCACAGGCATGCCCTTGATTGGGTTGAATCAGCAAGGGCAGACTTAAAAACAAAATCAGCCAAAATGCTTCTCTGGCAGGCAGAATCCGCAGACCCGTTTGCCTGGGTCTCAAACGCCTCCAAATAG